The genomic region AAAGCATTGAAAGAGACTAAATCTTTTGCACAAATATCATGAAATGCCAGAATTGACCCATCTAAATCTCCACACTTAGCATACATATTAACTAAACCATTACCAACATACAAATAAGTACTGAAACCATTGCGAATTGCACATCCATGGACCATTCTACCATGCCCTAATACTGCTAAACTTGAACAAGCATGCAGGACAGCGCCAAATGTAAAATCATCTGGAAGAAAACAATTGCTTGCCATGGCAACAAAGAACCTAAGAGCTTCTTCTCCATATCCATTTCTAGCATATCCTGTAATCATAGATGTCCATGAAACAATGTTCTTTTCTGGCAAAGACTGAAACATGAGATATGCTTCATTGACATATCCAACTTTCATATAAGCATCAATAATAGCATTCCAAGACACCTGTGTTAGCCTTCCAGTAGATTCGACCACCTTCAAAGCATCATTCAAGGAACCAAATTTTGCATACAAGCTGAGAATAGAATTCTTTGCCTCCATTGCAGAACTCCAACCGCTCCTAATAACGAGGCCATGCAACATACACCCAGATAAGAACTCTAATGATTCAGTGCAAGCGCTTATAAGGGCACTATAAGTCCATTGATCAGGCTCTAACAAACTTTCTCGCATCTCTCTAAACATATCCAAACATAATTCAATTTCACCATATCGGCCAAGGCCAGCTATCATTGTATTCCAGGCAATTTCAAACTTTCTAggcattaaattaaaaatctcgCTTGCTTCACTAAACCGACCAGAATTTGTATATGCAAACAAAAGTGAACACCATGATACTTCATTAATATCCCCCATTTCTTTAAATACTTGACCAGCACTAAAAGCATCGAAACACTTCCCATACATATCTATAAGCGAGTTATTGACTGGCAATGAAGAGTGGTACCCTAAAATAATAACCAGAGCGTGAATTTTGGTTCCAAATGGGAAGGAGCCAGCACCTGCACATGCACTTAAAGTTGCTGTAAATGTGAAATGATCAGGTTTAGTATTGGTGTTTCTCATTTGATAGAAGATAGAGAGTGCTTCTTGATGAAAACCAAGTTGAGAATAGCTAGTGATCATTGAATTCCAAGCAACTGTGTCTCTGTTGGGCATTTCGTCGAACAGTTTGCGAGCATGAACTATATAACCTGAACTTCCTAAAGCACTAATCTTTGAAGTTATTCGAAACAAATTAGAGCGCATGGTATCATTCTTGTTCTATTTAGAGtctttttttaggttttgatGACATTTACGACGATGGTCCAAATTCTTTCATTGGTCCTTGTAATTGACAAGATCAGCTGCGCGGGACCTTTAAACTTGCCGTCTCTGCGAGATCGTTAGCCTTTATTACGCCGTCGTTCCACGACAATTGTCACGGACTTGGTCTTTTCTACCAACGAACCGTGTGGCACTAGCTACTTTCTCGCGAAAACAAGTAAGCTAGTCAGCTTTATTATTCAAATGCTAGGCAAAATGCTAGCTAGGATGacaagaagaacaaaagagaGCTTAAGAAAATTTAGAGAGAGAACTTCTAACTCTTCTATTTGATTATGCTTGATTTGCTTGATgcttataaatgaattttctaAATCTATATATAGGCCTCCACCTCCTCGATGGACGATGAAGATATATTCGATCTAATGGCTAAAATTAagtatctaaaatattttacacaCTTTCATATTTATCTACACATTATACATGTTTCTAGATTATTCTAGAATTCAGGATGTTTCTATAATGTTAATCTTCCTCGCTTTAACGAATTGCTTTTGGGCCTTTGAACCTTCGTGCGAAAATGATATGCGGGCTGTGACACAATGTACTGAGTTATTTATGTATGTCCGAATTATTAAAAGACCCCAATGGTTTAGTACGATACACAATTTGATCCCTATCATTTCAAGCTTGATAAATTAAACCCCTAGAATTTggtttaaataatatta from Ricinus communis isolate WT05 ecotype wild-type chromosome 9, ASM1957865v1, whole genome shotgun sequence harbors:
- the LOC8262370 gene encoding pentatricopeptide repeat-containing protein At2g36980, mitochondrial — encoded protein: MRSNLFRITSKISALGSSGYIVHARKLFDEMPNRDTVAWNSMITSYSQLGFHQEALSIFYQMRNTNTKPDHFTFTATLSACAGAGSFPFGTKIHALVIILGYHSSLPVNNSLIDMYGKCFDAFSAGQVFKEMGDINEVSWCSLLFAYTNSGRFSEASEIFNLMPRKFEIAWNTMIAGLGRYGEIELCLDMFREMRESLLEPDQWTYSALISACTESLEFLSGCMLHGLVIRSGWSSAMEAKNSILSLYAKFGSLNDALKVVESTGRLTQVSWNAIIDAYMKVGYVNEAYLMFQSLPEKNIVSWTSMITGYARNGYGEEALRFFVAMASNCFLPDDFTFGAVLHACSSLAVLGHGRMVHGCAIRNGFSTYLYVGNGLVNMYAKCGDLDGSILAFHDICAKDLVSFNALLFAFGLHGKASEALQLYEDMMTCGTKPDKMTFIGLLMTCSHSGLIEEGRLFFNSMKSVHGLSYEADHVACMVDMLGRGGYLAEAKELVKKYSKTSDVEASSCEALLGACSAHGEVEMGTYLGKTLKTLEPNKEISYVLQSNLYCVRGQWKEAEMVRKAMVDEGLKKMPGCSWIEVRNKVTAFVAGNHLYPYTDELYKTLYFLEFEMRSPCFSGSEK